From Daphnia pulicaria isolate SC F1-1A chromosome 11, SC_F0-13Bv2, whole genome shotgun sequence, the proteins below share one genomic window:
- the LOC124315486 gene encoding uncharacterized protein LOC124315486 isoform X2: protein MNKNSQQRSPQRRLSYEVVNWLKQLYAINPYPDRFQIGAMALHCKTESSRVQNWFSNRRTSDSRRGILCRQCRYFKSPLVSEELHRLYPFSRHCVIMLSMPQFYFPQNLGNVTGLPMTTDPPRPPTAEVDYNGNNNPQIGSKHSIQDPFPVQPSENPFQTSNYHSQIPYNQITDSCQQQLPQLEPISHQQHASPKNFRQRDEHTELDNACEFAINEIVSYSSNATYDGRQTCPPWAWSQSTSIASHNWMQNSAAATLAPIKLEGQEFPQQHCPELNIEIYGEDYSGIVYPDYMDFPNFSLPVSNVNLQTF, encoded by the exons atgaataaaaattctcAACAAA GATCTCCTCAACGAAGATTATCTTACGAAGTTGTAAATTGGCTAAAACAACTGTATGCGATCAACCCGTATCCCGATCGATTTCAGATAGGCGCTATGGCTCTTCACTGCAAGACTGAATCATCGCGTGTTcaa AACTGGTTTAGCAACCGACGAACTAGCGATAGTCGTAGAGGCATCCTTTGTCGCCAATGTCGATATTTCAAATCTCCATTGGTTTCAGAAGAACTACATCGTCTTTATCCATTCTCTCGTCATTGTGTCATCATGTTGTCGATGCCACAATTTTATTTCCCTCAAAATTTGGGTAACGTGACTGGATTGCCGATGACGACAGATCCTCCAAGACCCCCAACTGCCGAAGTGGATTATAATGGAAACAACAATCCTCAAATTGGATCAAAACATTCCATTCAAGATCCCTTCCCTGTTCAGCCATCTGAAAATCCGTTTCAAACTTCGAATTATCATTCGCAAATACCCTACAACCAGATTACAGATTCATGCCAGCAGCAACTGCCACAACTGGAACCGATATCGCATCAGCAACATGCAAGCCCAAAG AATTTCCGCCAGAGGGACGAACACACGGAGTTAGACAATGCCTGTGAATTTGCTATAAACGAGATTGTATCTTATTCTAGCAATGCGACATATGACGGCCGTCAAACTTGTCCTCCCTGGGCTTGGAGCCAAAGTACCTCAATAGCTTCACATAACTGGATGCAAAATAGTGCAGCAGCAACTCTTGCTCCTATAAAGTTGGAAGGACAAGAGTTTCCGCAGCAACATTGTCCAGAATTGAACATTGAGATCTACGGCGAAGATTATTCTGGAATTGTATACCCAGACTATATGGACTTTCCCAATTTTTCCCTTCCGGTGAGCAATGTTAATTTGCAAACCTTTTAA
- the LOC124315486 gene encoding uncharacterized protein LOC124315486 isoform X1 — translation MNKNSQQRSPQRRLSYEVVNWLKQLYAINPYPDRFQIGAMALHCKTESSRVQNWFSNRRTSDSRRGILCRQCRYFKSPLVSEELHRLYPFSRHCVIMLSMPQFYFPQNLGNVTGLPMTTDPPRPPTAEVDYNGNNNPQIGSKHSIQDPFPVQPSENPFQTSNYHSQIPYNQITDSCQQQLPQLEPISHQQHASPKGQNFRQRDEHTELDNACEFAINEIVSYSSNATYDGRQTCPPWAWSQSTSIASHNWMQNSAAATLAPIKLEGQEFPQQHCPELNIEIYGEDYSGIVYPDYMDFPNFSLPVSNVNLQTF, via the exons atgaataaaaattctcAACAAA GATCTCCTCAACGAAGATTATCTTACGAAGTTGTAAATTGGCTAAAACAACTGTATGCGATCAACCCGTATCCCGATCGATTTCAGATAGGCGCTATGGCTCTTCACTGCAAGACTGAATCATCGCGTGTTcaa AACTGGTTTAGCAACCGACGAACTAGCGATAGTCGTAGAGGCATCCTTTGTCGCCAATGTCGATATTTCAAATCTCCATTGGTTTCAGAAGAACTACATCGTCTTTATCCATTCTCTCGTCATTGTGTCATCATGTTGTCGATGCCACAATTTTATTTCCCTCAAAATTTGGGTAACGTGACTGGATTGCCGATGACGACAGATCCTCCAAGACCCCCAACTGCCGAAGTGGATTATAATGGAAACAACAATCCTCAAATTGGATCAAAACATTCCATTCAAGATCCCTTCCCTGTTCAGCCATCTGAAAATCCGTTTCAAACTTCGAATTATCATTCGCAAATACCCTACAACCAGATTACAGATTCATGCCAGCAGCAACTGCCACAACTGGAACCGATATCGCATCAGCAACATGCAAGCCCAAAG GGACAGAATTTCCGCCAGAGGGACGAACACACGGAGTTAGACAATGCCTGTGAATTTGCTATAAACGAGATTGTATCTTATTCTAGCAATGCGACATATGACGGCCGTCAAACTTGTCCTCCCTGGGCTTGGAGCCAAAGTACCTCAATAGCTTCACATAACTGGATGCAAAATAGTGCAGCAGCAACTCTTGCTCCTATAAAGTTGGAAGGACAAGAGTTTCCGCAGCAACATTGTCCAGAATTGAACATTGAGATCTACGGCGAAGATTATTCTGGAATTGTATACCCAGACTATATGGACTTTCCCAATTTTTCCCTTCCGGTGAGCAATGTTAATTTGCAAACCTTTTAA
- the LOC124315590 gene encoding uncharacterized protein LOC124315590 encodes MSDSENESAGGKGSHQKVKKSKSNSTFKSEVGEVENDMSLLKKCPTLLTAEELTSSEYEAWMISTPNRLDAETIRNLEFSLSKTTKLKIEEERYETLVQQKADTITFLLPDENGVIKTVARETMGIISFVKDLKFKATQNEITNLPAKKSVVPPTGLKIRHPLYGDKLEDVLAQARGEKRPKPVERGLKKSPKKPKQEITDDNQYKETKKKKKQKI; translated from the exons ATGTCTGACTCGGAAAATGAAAGTGCGGGAGGAAAAGGCTCGCAtcagaaagtaaaaaaatcaaaaagtaatAGTACTTTCAAAAGTGAAGTTGGCGAAGTCGAAAACGACATGAGTTTACTAAAAAAGTGTCCTACATTATTGACTGCAGAGGAGTTAACATCTTCTGAATATGAAGCTTGGATGATTTCTACTCCCAACAGG cTGGATGCAGAAACAATTCGTAACCTAGAGTTCTCCCTGTCAAAGACAACCAAACTTAAAATTGAAGAGGAGAGATATGAAACGTTAGTTCAACAAAAAGCTGACACAATTACCTTCCTCCTACCAGACGAAAATGGTGTAATTAAAACTGTAGCAAGAGAAACAATGGGGataatttcttttgtgaaAGATTTGAAGTTTAAAGCAACTCAAAATGAAATCACTAATCTTCCAGCCAAAAAAAGTGTTGTTCCACCAACAGGTCTTAAAATAAGACATCCACTTTATGGAGATA AATTGGAAGATGTATTGGCTCAAGCCAGGGGAGAGAAGAGACCTAAACCAGTTGAGAGGGGTCTGAAAAAATCACcaaagaaaccaaaacaagaaatcactGATGACAACCAatacaaagaaacaaagaagaagaagaaacaaaaaatttaa
- the LOC124315520 gene encoding FK506-binding protein-like yields the protein MTFEWIEMKKDLAKKVVEKGHQGKRPRFWSQIDGKVIKFQPGTEEGNPIADTTEELSMFRIGVAHDEWSRILELCLQLMDEREVSLFRTKTREGECITFELHLISIISQASPIPCWEVSEVIQVSKQLKEQGITLHRDKKTIDSFYVFARALKLLIPLEVRLIKQLTDNRENKDEEAEVLKKDVTALVASIYNNLAACQLVEANYRHVLHLCDQVLERAPSDPKAIYRKASALLGLRQFQDSLEMVKMGLVLDPSNKAMQSLEKKANNYCIQQRNEFAKGMKKFFH from the exons ATGACGTTCGAATGGatcgaaatgaaaaaagatttgGCGAAGAAAGTCGTCGAAAAAGGACATCAAGGAAAGCGGCCGCGATTTTGGAGTCAAATTGATGGGAAAGTAATTAAATTTCAACCTGGCACAGAGGAAGGGAACCCAATAGCGGATACAACGGAAGAGCTTTCCATGTTCCGTATCGGCGTTGCCCATGATGAGTGGTCTCGGATTCTTGAACTGTGTTTACAGCTGATGGACGAACGCGAAGTGAGCCTATTCCGCACCAAGACACGTGAAGGAGAATGCATTACATTCGAACTTCATCTTATTAGTATAATTTCACAGGCATCACCTATTCCGTGTTGGGAAGTGTCGGAAGTTATTCAAGTTAGCAAACAGTTAAAAGAGCAGGGTATTACCCTTCATCGTGATAAAAAGACTATTGATTCGTTCTACGTTTTTGCACGAGCATTAAAATTGTTGATTCCATTAGAAGTTCGACTTATCAAACAACTGACTGACAATCGGGAAAACAAAGATGAAGAAGCCGAAGTTTTAAAGAAAGACGTCACTGCATTAGTGGCTTCTATTTATAACAATTTAGCTGCATGTCAATTAGTGGAAGCTAATTACCGTCATGTTCTTCATCTGTGTGATCAAGTGTTGGAGCGGGCTCCATCCGACCCAAAAGCCATCTATAGAAAAGCTTCTGCTCTTCTAG GTTTGAGGCAGTTTCAAGATTCATTAGAAATGGTTAAAATGGGACTTGTTCTGGATCCTTCTAATAAGGCAATGCAgagtttggaaaaaaaggccaataATTATTGCATTCAGCAGAGAAATGAGTTTGCAAAAGgaatgaaaaagttttttcacTGA
- the LOC124315461 gene encoding retinol dehydrogenase 11-like isoform X1 — translation MRWALLKKFAACVGAAFIVYYIKKRCGGPLCRCVLRLDEKVVIITGGTSGLGLAIAEQLANRGARIIFTARDLDKGLAIQESLRATTKNPKIFCKYLDLNNFVSIHKFVSQVNQICSKVDLLINNAGVFFHPPKETVDKFDVTFQTNYLGHFLLTELLVPVLGDQSRVIFLSSAAHSLTKSLDLKSACIFDEGAIGTSARFQSYAKAKLCLLLYSKTFAQRHKDRGIRVYSVDPGSVETPIYRHFPFLQNPILKAIQKPIRFIVIRSPFQGAQTVLHCALSPKLGSETGFYYADLVTKTPSNLSQDIQLSSQLYDYSRLWAGLSDFEKSKSV, via the exons atGAGGTGGGCTCTTCTGAAGAAATTTGCAGCTTGTGTGGGTGCGGCATTCATAGTTTACTATATTAA AAAACGCTGTGGAGGTCCTTTATGTCGATGTGTTTTGAGGCTTGATGAGAAAGTTGTAATAATTACTGGTGGAACTTCTg GTTTAGGACTGGCCATTGCTGAACAGCTTGCTAATAGAGGTGcaagaataatttttactgCAAGAGATCTGGATAAGGGTCTTGCAATCCAAGAATCTCTTAGAGCAACAACTAAGAATCCAAAGATTTTCTGCAAGTATCTGGATTTAAACAACTTTGTTTCTATTCATAAATTTGTTTCCCAAGTCAACCAAATATGTTCCAAAGTAGATTTGCTTATCAACAATGCAGGAGTATTTTTCCATCCTCCTAAAGAAACTGTAGATAAATTTGATGTCACATTTCAGACCAACTATTTGG ggcattttcttttgactgaATTACTGGTTCCAGTATTAGGCGATCAAAGCCGCGTAATATTTCTGTCATCGGCTGCACATTCCTTAACTAAATCTTTAGACTTGAAGAGTGCATGTATTTTCGACGAAGGAGCCATCGGAACATCAGCAAGATTTCAGAGTTACGCTAAAGCAAAGCTATGCTTATTGTTGTATAGTAAGACTTTTGCACAACGTCACAAGG ATAGAGGCATTCGTGTTTATAGTGTAGATCCTGGATCAGTGGAGACACCGATTTACCGTCATTTTCCTTTCTTGCAAAACCCAATTTTGAAAGCAATCCAGAAACCGATTCGCTTTATTGTAATTCGAAGTCCATTCCAAGGAGCACAGACTGTTCTTCACTGCGCCTTATCTCCCAAACTGGGCAGTGAAACTGGATTTTACTACGC GGACCTGGTAACCAAGACGCCTTCAAATCTATCACAAGACATTCAACTTTCTTCCCAGCTGTACGATTACAGTCGACTTTGGGCAGGTTTGTCTGATTTTGAAAAGAGTAAGTCTGTCTAG
- the LOC124315461 gene encoding retinol dehydrogenase 11-like isoform X2: MLKISSVVLKIKIVRKRCGGPLCRCVLRLDEKVVIITGGTSGLGLAIAEQLANRGARIIFTARDLDKGLAIQESLRATTKNPKIFCKYLDLNNFVSIHKFVSQVNQICSKVDLLINNAGVFFHPPKETVDKFDVTFQTNYLGHFLLTELLVPVLGDQSRVIFLSSAAHSLTKSLDLKSACIFDEGAIGTSARFQSYAKAKLCLLLYSKTFAQRHKDRGIRVYSVDPGSVETPIYRHFPFLQNPILKAIQKPIRFIVIRSPFQGAQTVLHCALSPKLGSETGFYYADLVTKTPSNLSQDIQLSSQLYDYSRLWAGLSDFEKSKSV, translated from the exons ATGTTAAAGATTTCGTctgttgttttgaaaattaaaattgtaaG AAAACGCTGTGGAGGTCCTTTATGTCGATGTGTTTTGAGGCTTGATGAGAAAGTTGTAATAATTACTGGTGGAACTTCTg GTTTAGGACTGGCCATTGCTGAACAGCTTGCTAATAGAGGTGcaagaataatttttactgCAAGAGATCTGGATAAGGGTCTTGCAATCCAAGAATCTCTTAGAGCAACAACTAAGAATCCAAAGATTTTCTGCAAGTATCTGGATTTAAACAACTTTGTTTCTATTCATAAATTTGTTTCCCAAGTCAACCAAATATGTTCCAAAGTAGATTTGCTTATCAACAATGCAGGAGTATTTTTCCATCCTCCTAAAGAAACTGTAGATAAATTTGATGTCACATTTCAGACCAACTATTTGG ggcattttcttttgactgaATTACTGGTTCCAGTATTAGGCGATCAAAGCCGCGTAATATTTCTGTCATCGGCTGCACATTCCTTAACTAAATCTTTAGACTTGAAGAGTGCATGTATTTTCGACGAAGGAGCCATCGGAACATCAGCAAGATTTCAGAGTTACGCTAAAGCAAAGCTATGCTTATTGTTGTATAGTAAGACTTTTGCACAACGTCACAAGG ATAGAGGCATTCGTGTTTATAGTGTAGATCCTGGATCAGTGGAGACACCGATTTACCGTCATTTTCCTTTCTTGCAAAACCCAATTTTGAAAGCAATCCAGAAACCGATTCGCTTTATTGTAATTCGAAGTCCATTCCAAGGAGCACAGACTGTTCTTCACTGCGCCTTATCTCCCAAACTGGGCAGTGAAACTGGATTTTACTACGC GGACCTGGTAACCAAGACGCCTTCAAATCTATCACAAGACATTCAACTTTCTTCCCAGCTGTACGATTACAGTCGACTTTGGGCAGGTTTGTCTGATTTTGAAAAGAGTAAGTCTGTCTAG
- the LOC124316049 gene encoding uncharacterized protein LOC124316049: MDLYFLSSPQTPRLTKKRLTENDSANKHVPPPIEHTCQESLVFSFKPQRKRMDHNITAHFSEIETSNHPMKSIIFPVEDGTKSALTKSLEKFKKEVNTFLTECIEKNKTTSSQVDSSAVNDEELESDEDDNENMASTRPNKVPKLV; encoded by the exons ATGGATCTGTACTTCTTGAGTTCACCTCAAACACCTCGTCTGACGAAGAAAAG ACTCACTGAAAATGATTCTGCCAATAAACACGTACCGCCTCCTATTGAACACACATGTCAAGAATCTCTGGTTTTTTCGTTTAAACCtcaaagaaaaag GATGGACCATAACATCACCGCACACTTTAGTGAAATAGAAACGTCTAATCACCCAATGAAATCCATTATTTTTCCAGTGGAGGATGGAACAAAATCAGCTTTGACCAAATCACtcgaaaagttcaaaaaagaagtcaacacatttttgacagaatgcattgaaaagaacaaaacaacttCATCTCAAGTTGACA GTTCTGCAGTAAATGATGAAGAACTGGAGAGTGATGAGGATGACAATGAAAACATGGCATCCACAAGACCAAACAAGGTTCCTAAATTAGTGTAA
- the LOC124315311 gene encoding tubulin beta chain-like isoform X1 — protein sequence MREIVHLQAGQCGNQIGSKFWEIISDEHGVDPEGKYIGDSNLQLERINVYYNEASSGKYVPRAVLVDLEPGTMDSVRSGPYGRIFRPDNFVFGQSGAGNNWAKGHYTEGAELVDSVLDVVRKEAENCDCLQVCHCHSTFLTFQIVDLIFLFFFKQGFQLAHSLGGGTGSGMGTLLISKIREEYPDRIMNTFSVVPSPKVSDTVVEPYNATLSVHQLVENTDETFCIDNEALYDICFRTLKLTSPTYGDLNHLVSVTMSGVTTCLRFPGQLNADLRKLAVNMVPFPRLHFFMPGFAPLTARGSQQYRALSVPELTQQMFDAKNMMAACDPRHGRYLTVAAIFRGRMSMKEVDEQMLNVQNKNSSYFVEWIPNNVKTAVCDIPPRGLKMAATFIGNSTAIQEIFKRISEQFTAMFRRKAFLHWYTGEGMDEMEFTEAESNMNDLVSEYQQYQEATVDDGEFVEDDNPEEETA from the exons ATGCGCGAAATTGTTCACCTCCAAGCCGGTCAGTGCGGTAACCAGATCGGTTCTAAG TTCTGGGAGATCATTTCCGACGAACATGGAGTAGATCCAGAGGGCAAATACATCGGTGACAGCAACCTTCAACTTGAGAGGATCAATGTTTACTACAATGAGGCCTCGA GTGGAAAGTATGTTCCCCGTGCTGTTCTGGTTGACTTGGAGCCCGGCACCATGGACTCTGTTCGTTCTGGACCATATGGAAGGATTTTCCGACCTGACAATTTTGTATTCGGTCAAAGTGGAGCTGGCAACAACTGGGCCAAGGGTCACTACACCGAAGGTGCTGAATTGGTTGATTCTGTACTTGATGTTGTCCGTAAAGAAGCTGAAAACTGCGACTGTCTCCAGGTATGTCATTGTCACTCAActtttttgacatttcaaattgttgatttaatttttcttttttttttcaaacagggATTCCAACTTGCTCATTCCTTGGGAGGTGGTACTGGATCCGGAATGGGAACCCTGCTCATTTCCAAGATCCGAGAGGAATACCCAGATCGTATCATGAACACATTCTCAGTTGTTCCTTCCCCAAAA GTGTCCGATACTGTGGTGGAACCCTACAATGCAACCCTCTCCGTTCACCAATTGGTCGAAAACACCGACGAAACCTTCTGTATCGACAACGAAGCGCTTTATGACATCTGCTTCCGCACCCTTAAATTAACCTCCCCTACTTATGGCGACCTCAACCATTTAGTTTCG GTTACCATGTCAGGAGTCACCACCTGCCTCCGTTTCCCAGGTCAGTTGAACGCTGATTTGCGTAAGTTGGCCGTGAACATGGTGCCCTTCCCTCGTCTCCATTTCTTCATGCCTGGCTTTGCGCCCCTCACTGCCCGTGGATCTCAGCAGTACCGCGCTCTTTCCGTCCCGGAACTCACCCAACAG ATGTTCGATGCCAAGAACATGATGGCCGCCTGCGATCCCCGCCACGGTCGTTACTTGACCGTCGCCGCCATCTTCCGTGGACGCATGTCCATGAAGGAGGTTGATGAACAGATGTTGAATGTTCAGAACAAGAACTCTTCGTACTTCGTTGAATGGATTCCTAACAACGTTAAGACTGCAGTTTGTGACATTCCACCCAGGGGACTCAAGATGGCTGCCACCTTCATCGGCAACTC AACTGCCATCCAAGAGATCTTCAAGCGTATCTCAGAGCAGTTTACTGCTATGTTCAGGCGCAAGGCTTTCCTCCATTGGTACACTGGTGAGGGCATGGACGAGATGGAATTCACTGAGGCCGAATCCAACATGAACGATCTTGTCTCTGAATACCAACAATACCAG GAGGCTACCGTCGATGATGGTGAATTTGTTGAGGACGACAACCCAGAGGAAGAGACCGCCTAA
- the LOC124315311 gene encoding tubulin beta chain-like isoform X3 — protein MREIVHLQAGQCGNQIGSKFWEIISDEHGVDPEGKYIGDSNLQLERINVYYNEASSGKYVPRAVLVDLEPGTMDSVRSGPYGRIFRPDNFVFGQSGAGNNWAKGHYTEGAELVDSVLDVVRKEAENCDCLQGFQLAHSLGGGTGSGMGTLLISKIREEYPDRIMNTFSVVPSPKVSDTVVEPYNATLSVHQLVENTDETFCIDNEALYDICFRTLKLTSPTYGDLNHLVSVTMSGVTTCLRFPGQLNADLRKLAVNMVPFPRLHFFMPGFAPLTARGSQQYRALSVPELTQQMFDAKNMMAACDPRHGRYLTVAAIFRGRMSMKEVDEQMLNVQNKNSSYFVEWIPNNVKTAVCDIPPRGLKMAATFIGNSTAIQEIFKRISEQFTAMFRRKAFLHWYTGEGMDEMEFTEAESNMNDLVSEYQQYQEATVDDGEFVEDDNPEEETA, from the exons ATGCGCGAAATTGTTCACCTCCAAGCCGGTCAGTGCGGTAACCAGATCGGTTCTAAG TTCTGGGAGATCATTTCCGACGAACATGGAGTAGATCCAGAGGGCAAATACATCGGTGACAGCAACCTTCAACTTGAGAGGATCAATGTTTACTACAATGAGGCCTCGA GTGGAAAGTATGTTCCCCGTGCTGTTCTGGTTGACTTGGAGCCCGGCACCATGGACTCTGTTCGTTCTGGACCATATGGAAGGATTTTCCGACCTGACAATTTTGTATTCGGTCAAAGTGGAGCTGGCAACAACTGGGCCAAGGGTCACTACACCGAAGGTGCTGAATTGGTTGATTCTGTACTTGATGTTGTCCGTAAAGAAGCTGAAAACTGCGACTGTCTCCAG ggATTCCAACTTGCTCATTCCTTGGGAGGTGGTACTGGATCCGGAATGGGAACCCTGCTCATTTCCAAGATCCGAGAGGAATACCCAGATCGTATCATGAACACATTCTCAGTTGTTCCTTCCCCAAAA GTGTCCGATACTGTGGTGGAACCCTACAATGCAACCCTCTCCGTTCACCAATTGGTCGAAAACACCGACGAAACCTTCTGTATCGACAACGAAGCGCTTTATGACATCTGCTTCCGCACCCTTAAATTAACCTCCCCTACTTATGGCGACCTCAACCATTTAGTTTCG GTTACCATGTCAGGAGTCACCACCTGCCTCCGTTTCCCAGGTCAGTTGAACGCTGATTTGCGTAAGTTGGCCGTGAACATGGTGCCCTTCCCTCGTCTCCATTTCTTCATGCCTGGCTTTGCGCCCCTCACTGCCCGTGGATCTCAGCAGTACCGCGCTCTTTCCGTCCCGGAACTCACCCAACAG ATGTTCGATGCCAAGAACATGATGGCCGCCTGCGATCCCCGCCACGGTCGTTACTTGACCGTCGCCGCCATCTTCCGTGGACGCATGTCCATGAAGGAGGTTGATGAACAGATGTTGAATGTTCAGAACAAGAACTCTTCGTACTTCGTTGAATGGATTCCTAACAACGTTAAGACTGCAGTTTGTGACATTCCACCCAGGGGACTCAAGATGGCTGCCACCTTCATCGGCAACTC AACTGCCATCCAAGAGATCTTCAAGCGTATCTCAGAGCAGTTTACTGCTATGTTCAGGCGCAAGGCTTTCCTCCATTGGTACACTGGTGAGGGCATGGACGAGATGGAATTCACTGAGGCCGAATCCAACATGAACGATCTTGTCTCTGAATACCAACAATACCAG GAGGCTACCGTCGATGATGGTGAATTTGTTGAGGACGACAACCCAGAGGAAGAGACCGCCTAA
- the LOC124315311 gene encoding tubulin beta chain-like isoform X2 has product MREIVHLQAGQCGNQIGSKFWEIISDEHGVDPEGKYIGDSNLQLERINVYYNEASSSGGKYVPRAVLVDLEPGTMDSVRSGPYGRIFRPDNFVFGQSGAGNNWAKGHYTEGAELVDSVLDVVRKEAENCDCLQGFQLAHSLGGGTGSGMGTLLISKIREEYPDRIMNTFSVVPSPKVSDTVVEPYNATLSVHQLVENTDETFCIDNEALYDICFRTLKLTSPTYGDLNHLVSVTMSGVTTCLRFPGQLNADLRKLAVNMVPFPRLHFFMPGFAPLTARGSQQYRALSVPELTQQMFDAKNMMAACDPRHGRYLTVAAIFRGRMSMKEVDEQMLNVQNKNSSYFVEWIPNNVKTAVCDIPPRGLKMAATFIGNSTAIQEIFKRISEQFTAMFRRKAFLHWYTGEGMDEMEFTEAESNMNDLVSEYQQYQEATVDDGEFVEDDNPEEETA; this is encoded by the exons ATGCGCGAAATTGTTCACCTCCAAGCCGGTCAGTGCGGTAACCAGATCGGTTCTAAG TTCTGGGAGATCATTTCCGACGAACATGGAGTAGATCCAGAGGGCAAATACATCGGTGACAGCAACCTTCAACTTGAGAGGATCAATGTTTACTACAATGAGGCCTCGA GTTCAGGTGGAAAGTATGTTCCCCGTGCTGTTCTGGTTGACTTGGAGCCCGGCACCATGGACTCTGTTCGTTCTGGACCATATGGAAGGATTTTCCGACCTGACAATTTTGTATTCGGTCAAAGTGGAGCTGGCAACAACTGGGCCAAGGGTCACTACACCGAAGGTGCTGAATTGGTTGATTCTGTACTTGATGTTGTCCGTAAAGAAGCTGAAAACTGCGACTGTCTCCAG ggATTCCAACTTGCTCATTCCTTGGGAGGTGGTACTGGATCCGGAATGGGAACCCTGCTCATTTCCAAGATCCGAGAGGAATACCCAGATCGTATCATGAACACATTCTCAGTTGTTCCTTCCCCAAAA GTGTCCGATACTGTGGTGGAACCCTACAATGCAACCCTCTCCGTTCACCAATTGGTCGAAAACACCGACGAAACCTTCTGTATCGACAACGAAGCGCTTTATGACATCTGCTTCCGCACCCTTAAATTAACCTCCCCTACTTATGGCGACCTCAACCATTTAGTTTCG GTTACCATGTCAGGAGTCACCACCTGCCTCCGTTTCCCAGGTCAGTTGAACGCTGATTTGCGTAAGTTGGCCGTGAACATGGTGCCCTTCCCTCGTCTCCATTTCTTCATGCCTGGCTTTGCGCCCCTCACTGCCCGTGGATCTCAGCAGTACCGCGCTCTTTCCGTCCCGGAACTCACCCAACAG ATGTTCGATGCCAAGAACATGATGGCCGCCTGCGATCCCCGCCACGGTCGTTACTTGACCGTCGCCGCCATCTTCCGTGGACGCATGTCCATGAAGGAGGTTGATGAACAGATGTTGAATGTTCAGAACAAGAACTCTTCGTACTTCGTTGAATGGATTCCTAACAACGTTAAGACTGCAGTTTGTGACATTCCACCCAGGGGACTCAAGATGGCTGCCACCTTCATCGGCAACTC AACTGCCATCCAAGAGATCTTCAAGCGTATCTCAGAGCAGTTTACTGCTATGTTCAGGCGCAAGGCTTTCCTCCATTGGTACACTGGTGAGGGCATGGACGAGATGGAATTCACTGAGGCCGAATCCAACATGAACGATCTTGTCTCTGAATACCAACAATACCAG GAGGCTACCGTCGATGATGGTGAATTTGTTGAGGACGACAACCCAGAGGAAGAGACCGCCTAA